From the Paraflavitalea soli genome, the window GCAAGCTTGATCTGTACCAGAATGGCGCCAAGATCGTATCAACCACCATGTGGGATGATAACTGGGCTGCCATGAAAGCCCAAAGCAAGTTCAAAAACACACCCGACTTCAGCGCTTTCCACAAAGGCCATATCGTATTGCAGGACCACGGCAATAAAGTGTTCTTCCGCAACATCAAGGTAAAAGAGCTCTAAAAGGATCAAATCATAAAAGCAAAGAGGCTGTTCCTTTTGCAGGGACAGCCTCTTTGCTTTTGTATAAAATGACTGCCGTTGAAGGCAGTCGGTTAACATTTCATTAGTTAAATTTTAGATACAATCTTGTATCTTGAATGAATAACTAAATCCACATTTATGCGATCCCTGCTTGCTGCATTTATCCTGGCATCAGCTTTTAGCGCCTGCCAGTCAAACGAGAAACCGGCTACAGCCGACGATACCAAAAAAGATACTATGGCCGCAACACCTGCCACTCCTCCGGCAAATAACAGCCTCACCGCTGCCGAACAGGCCGACGGATGGCAGCTGCTTTTTGACGGCACCTCCAAGAAGAACTGGCATGTATTCAAAAACCTGTCCGATGGCTCCGCCTGGAAAGTAGTAGATGGCACCCTCCACCTCGATCCTGCCCAGCGCAAGGACGATAAGACAGTAGGCGGCGGTGATATCGTTACCGATGAAGAGTACGACAACTTCCACCTGAAAGTAGAATGGAAACTCGATTCCAACGGCAACAGCGGCATCATGTTCTATGTGAAAGAAGACCCTAAGATCGAAAAGACATACCATACAGGTCCCGAAATGCAGGTACTCGACAATGCCGGCCACAAAGACGGTAAGATCAATAAACACCACGCCGGCGATCTCTACGACCTCATTTCCAGCTCACCCGAAACAGTAAGGCCCGTAGGCCAATGGAACGAGGCCGAGATCATCGCCAAAGACAGCACCCTGGAGTTCTACCTCAACGGCGCCAAAGTAGTAAGCACCAAAATGTGGGATGATAACTGGCGCAAAATGATCGCAGGCAGCAAATTCAAAGAATGGCCCACCTTCGGCACCTTCAAAAGTGGCCGCATCGCCCTCCAGGACCATGGCGATCCCGTATGGTACCGCAACATCAGGATCAAAAGATTGAAGTAATAAAAAAGGGTGAGCTGCCTTCTAAAGACAGCTCACCCTTTTCATATGCTTTTCAATTATACCTTCGGCAGCTTATACCCATTATGGTATTCCTTCACCAGGTAGTCTTTGTTCACTTTATTGTCTGTAAAAGCCCCCTTGGCAGTATCCCAGGTCAACTTCTGACCCGTACGGAAAGCTATATTGCCCATCTGTGCTACCGTAGCCACATGAGCGCCATCCTGGATAGAACAATGCAGGTCCGCCATCTTCCTTGATTTCACCACCCCCACAAAATTCTCCCAATGCTTTTCCAACCCATTATCAGAAGCTTTTACCAGTGGTTTTGACACCTTACTCTTACTTTGCTTTTCCTCGATCACTTCCCATCCACCCCGGTCCAGCACCAGCGTGCCGTTGTTGCCAATAAAGGCAATGCCATGCGTACGGCCATAAGAACCATTATCGATGCCCATCGCAGAATCCCACACCAGGTTAAACCCATCAAACTCATATAAGGTCGTAAGCGTATCAGGTGTCTCTTCATAAAGATCAGGATAGGCAAACTTGCCACCCAGCGCTGCAATCGTTTTAGGCGTGGGCGCCTTCATGCCCAGCAGTGCATAATCCA encodes:
- a CDS encoding 3-keto-disaccharide hydrolase gives rise to the protein MRSLLAAFILASAFSACQSNEKPATADDTKKDTMAATPATPPANNSLTAAEQADGWQLLFDGTSKKNWHVFKNLSDGSAWKVVDGTLHLDPAQRKDDKTVGGGDIVTDEEYDNFHLKVEWKLDSNGNSGIMFYVKEDPKIEKTYHTGPEMQVLDNAGHKDGKINKHHAGDLYDLISSSPETVRPVGQWNEAEIIAKDSTLEFYLNGAKVVSTKMWDDNWRKMIAGSKFKEWPTFGTFKSGRIALQDHGDPVWYRNIRIKRLK